The genomic interval GTGATCGGCAGCAACATTTGCAACATTTTGTTGATCCTGGGGATTTCTGCGGTGATCGTGCCGTTGTCGGTTTCGTCGCAATTAACCCGCTTGGATGTGCCTGTGATGATCGCGGCATCGGCGGCGGTTTGGCTGGCCGCCTACGATGGCACAATCGGTCGCTTCGAAGGCATCGGGCTGTTTGTCGGCTTCTTGGTCTATACCGTTTGGATGATTCGCAAAGGGCGTCGAGAGGAAGCGTTGCGTCGCAATGCAATCGAACTCGACGCGAACGATCCCTCCCTGCAACCGCTGTCGCTACGAAACGGCTTTTTGAACGCGTTTTATATTTTGCTGGGCCTGGGGATGCTTGTGTTGGGGGCTCAATTGCTAGTCGATTCGGCCACCAAGATCGCGATTGCTTTTGGGATCAGCGAGATTGTGATCGGTTTGACCATTGTTGCGATCGGCACGTCCCTTCCGGAACTCGCCACCTCGGTGGTCGCCGCGATGAAGGGTCAACGCGATTTGGCGGTAGGAAACGCCGTCGGCAGCAACCTATTCAATCTCTTGATCGTTTTGCCAGCCGCTTCGGTATTGGCCCCTGCCGGGGTGCCGGTCGAATCGCCGGTGCTGTGGTTTGATCTTGCCGTGATGGCGATGATCGCCCTGATTTGCTGGCCGATTTTCATCAGTGGTTCAACGGTCTCTCGATTCGAAGGCGCCGTGATGTTGATGCTGTTTACGATGTACTCCGTCGTCCTGGCCGCTGAGACGATGAAGCTCGACTCGTTGACGACCTTAAAAACCGGCTACTCGCTCTTGGTCCTGCCGCTGGTGATCGTCGTGGTCAGCTTGTCCGCTTGGAACCACATCAAATCGCCCAGCGCGAAGACTCCGATCGCCTCCTCGAAGACCTAAGCCCCCACCGCAAAAACGATTCGGTGTCATCCCGATTAGCCGAGCCGGCGTTAAATCCAGTCAAGACGAGCCCCGCCGCTAGCGTCGAGCGGCTCCATTTGCAGAACAACTCCTGCCTAGGTGCATAGCGATGCGAAAACAGCTTCACCAATGGGCGCTTCGATTGGTCGTCGCCCCGATTCGTTTTTATCAATTGGGGATCAGCCCGCTGCTCGGTCCGAGTTGTCGCTTTACGCCCACTTGTAGCCAATATGCGATCGAAGCGATTCGCAGGTACGGCATTTTTCGAGGCGGTTTCCGAGCGGTACGTCGCATTTTGCGCTGTCACCCATGGAACCCCGGCGGCTACGATCCACCGTGACGCAGCGATGATCTTCCGTGATGCCCGCCTCCGCTAACGATCAATCACCATCACTCGGACCGCTTGTTCCCCCGAAGCGTCCCCGCAGGTCCGCTTCTCATTCATCCTCGATTGCCGAGAACCCCAATAGCTCAATGATGCGGATGTAGATCAAGTAGAACACCGGAATCAACAACAACACCAACGACGTCGCTAACATCAATCCGAACGCCAAACTAGCGGCCATCGGGATCAGCAACTGAGCCTGAAACGATCGCTCGGTCAACAACGGCAACAACCCCGCGATCGTCGTCAAACTTGTCAACATGATGGGGCGGAATCGTCGCTCACCCGACTCCACCAACGCAACTCGCGGCGGCACCCCTTGGCGAACGCGTGAGTTGATGAAGTCGATCAACACGATCGAATCATTGACGACCACTCCCGCCAACGCGACCAATCCGAACATGCTAAACAAGGTCAACGGCAGCCCCAACAAGGCGTGTCCCCAAACGGCACCGATCATGCCGAACGGCACGATCGCCAAGATCAACAATGGTTGCACGTAGCTTCGAAACTGCAGAACCAACAACACGAACATGCAAACGATCGCGATTCCAAAGCCGACCATCAAGCTGCCGACCGATTCATTACTCTGTTCACGTTGGCCTTCCCAACGCAGTGAAACAGCGGGATAGTCCTTCATCAACTGCGGCACAAAATCTTTTTGCAGCTCACCAATGATCAAATCCGCATTGGCGGTCGTCTCATCCAAATCGGCCGACACGGTGACCGACCTCATTTGATCGACGCGGTTAATTTCCGAGAACCCACGCTGTAAATCAACGTCGGCCAACTCGGTAATCGGACGCTGTGTGCCGTCCGCCGTGCTGACGCGAATTTCGCGAAAATTGACTAAGCTGTTTCGCTCTTCTTCGGGATGCCGGACCATCAATTTGACTTCATGGCGGCCCCGTTGCAGTCGCATCACTTCAGCACCGAAGTACGCATTGCGAACGGTTTCGCCCAAATCCGTTGGCGTGACTCCGGTCGCGAGTGCACGCTCTTTGACCTTGAATTGGAACTCCCATTTCCCCGGAGTGTTGTCGTCGACGATATCGTAGACACCGGTAAAACCGTTCAAGCGTTGCTTGATCGCTTCGGTTGCAGCGAGCAATTGGTCCACATCTTGGCTCTGTGCCAACAGCTTGAATTCGATCGGTTTGCCGTTGGGACCGACGCCCACCGATCCGTAGTTGGTTTTCTCGGCCCCGGCAAACTCGCCCACCTCCTCGCGCCACATGGCCAGCAATTGGTCGCTGTGGATGTCGCGAATTTCGGTATCAAAGAGCTCCACAAACACCTGTCCGACGTGGCTGCCACCGCCACCGTTTCCCCCCATCGGGCCTTGCGTGTTCGTGATCTTCCCGTTTTCCCGGTAAGTCAAACGGACTGGACCAAAGTTGTCTCCCTCGGACTCGGTGTAGATCTCCGCGAGCGGCAAACCGCTCCGTTTAGCACGCTCTGCGGCGACACGCAGACTGACACGACGAATCGCTCGCTCCATCGCCTGGGTCGCTCGATCGGTCTCCGTCGCAGGAGTACCGTCGGGGAAAACCACGCTCGCTTGTAGAAAATTGTTATCCGACTTTGGAAACAGAATACTTTTCACAATGCCGCCACGGACCATCCCAATCGTGATCGCAAACATTGCGATCGCAACCGCTAACATGAATGGAGGGTACCGCAGGCTGAACTTGAGCGTAGGAACATAATATTGGTTACAAATCCAATCCATTCCCTTGGTCGCTCGCACGCTTCCCCAAGCAAGCAACAAACCAAAGGGTCGCAGCGGATACATCAAAACCGAGATCAAGCGAAACACGCCATGGTGACGATGCGCCAAGTGGCACGGCAAAACAAACGTGCTTTCCCAAAGCGAAATCAAGAGCATCGCAATCACGGCAAAGGGAATCACCGCCATGAATTTCCCCATCACCCCCGAGACAAAGAACATCGGTGAGAAGGCGATGACCGTGGTCGAAACGGAGGCCGCCACGCTGGGGAGCACTTCGGTTGCACCGTCGATCGCGGCTTCGAGCAGCGGTTTGCCCATCTGTTGATGTGCATAGATGTTCTCGCCAATCACGATCGCATCATCGACCACAATTCCCAACGCGACCAAAAACGAGAACAAGCTAAGCATATTGAGCGTTTGATCGCCCCACGACAACATCGCTCCGGCGCCCAAGATCGAGATGGGAATGCCGAGTGCGACCCAAAACGCCAACCGGATTTCAAGAAACAACGCCAATACAATGAAGACCAAGAACAGCCCTTGCGCGCCATTGCGCAGCAGCAACGAGAGTCGATCGCGGACATCTTTGCTGCTGTCGCCCCAAATCGCGAACCGATAGCCCTCGGGCAGTTCTTTTTGATCCACATAGGCGTAAACGGCATCGACCATCGCCAACAGGTCTTCGCTCTTGGTCCGTTCGACATTGACGACCATTGCCGGTTCGCCATTGATTTCGCCAGTCGCGGTGACGTCAGCAAACTCATCTTTCACAACGCCTAGATCGGCCACCGTCAACACGACGCCGTTGGCTTGGGTGACCAACGGAAGCTTGGCAATTTCTTCACCGATCCGCCCCTTATTTTTGGCGCGAAGCAACACCTCTTGGCCATCGGATTTCAATTGCCCGCCGGGTAACTCGATATTGCGAGCGCGCAAAATCGACGCCACTTGGCCAAGCGACAGCCCGTAACTACGCAGCGTCGCCTCGGGAATCTCCACATCGATCTGATAATCGCGTGTGCCCATGATCGAGGCCGAGGAAACCGCCCCAATCTGAAGCACGTCGTCGCGGACGTCCTCGGCAACCTCACGCAGACGCAATTCCGCTTCCCGCGAGCGATCATTCGGTCCGATCACCCCAATCCGAATCGCCGCTTCACGAAACGTGATCTGCTGGATTTGAGGATCTTCGGCCAACGCGGGAAAGCTGGGGATGCGGTTGACTTCGCGATCGATCTCGGACATTACCTTTTGCACATCTTTGACGTCGCTGCGCAACTCGGCCAAGACATAACCAGAGCCTTCTTGGGCAATCGAGGTGACCTTTTTGATGCCATCGATCGCGCGGATCGCCTCCTCGATTTTCTGACAAATGGCTTCCTCGGTGTCTTGCGGCGTCGCGCCCGGATAAGGCACCGTCACCATCACGACTTCGAGTTCGAACTCGGGAAAGACCTCCCGTCGCATCTTCCAAAGCGACAAACCGCCCACCAACATCAACGCCAACATCAAGACGTTCATGCCCGGCGAATTCTTAATGGCCCAGCCAATAAAACGCTTCACTTGACGGCCTCCTTATTCGCTTCGCGTTGGCCATCGGTCGCGATAACCGGGTTAGCTGCTGCCGGGTATTGAGCGGTCGTTTCTTCGTGGGCGGGCATGCTCGTGGGCATCTGGGCGGGCATGCGGGCGGGCATCGTGTCTCCATCGACGACTCCCACCGGCGAAACCACCACGTACGCCCCCACCTTCATCGTTTGGTTTTGGACTTCACAAACCCACCATTTCCTGTCCCTGTTCTGTAACGGATTGTCTTGATCGGATTCAGCGAACACGCCTTCGACCGACAACGATTCGACCGGAAAAATCGAATCACGATTCACAATCCGGCCCGCTCGCCACTGCGATGGGTTAAATGCATTCGCCGTTTCACTGGAGGTTGTCGCACCAGAGCTTTGCTCTTGGCTAGGCTGAGTTCCCCCGGCTTCGCCCTCGACCGCGTTGACTTGTGACACGATCATCGTTGGCGTCGGATCCCCATCAACGCCCAGCTCGTCGGACGCCGTGGCAGCAGACGGGGGCAGCTGAAGCACCGATTCATCGGGCACAAATTCCCAAGCTCGGTTGCCTGGCTTCATCGCTTCGGCCGGAATCACCACCAATGGCGTCTTGGGCTCAATCAGCAGTTTGACGGTCACGTACATACCGCGCACCAACGTGGTCGGTCCCGACAACGCCGCAGCCCCGCCCTGCGTTCGGAACGCTTTGGGATCGTCGACCAAGATGCGAACCGGCACCGTCCGTGTTGCAGGATCGAGGCCGATGCCG from Novipirellula galeiformis carries:
- the yidD gene encoding membrane protein insertion efficiency factor YidD, whose protein sequence is MRKQLHQWALRLVVAPIRFYQLGISPLLGPSCRFTPTCSQYAIEAIRRYGIFRGGFRAVRRILRCHPWNPGGYDPP
- a CDS encoding calcium/sodium antiporter encodes the protein MTYVLLLVGLIILVLGAELLVRGSVTLASFAGVSPLIIGLTVVAFGTSAPELAVSSVSSLKGDSAIALGNVIGSNICNILLILGISAVIVPLSVSSQLTRLDVPVMIAASAAVWLAAYDGTIGRFEGIGLFVGFLVYTVWMIRKGRREEALRRNAIELDANDPSLQPLSLRNGFLNAFYILLGLGMLVLGAQLLVDSATKIAIAFGISEIVIGLTIVAIGTSLPELATSVVAAMKGQRDLAVGNAVGSNLFNLLIVLPAASVLAPAGVPVESPVLWFDLAVMAMIALICWPIFISGSTVSRFEGAVMLMLFTMYSVVLAAETMKLDSLTTLKTGYSLLVLPLVIVVVSLSAWNHIKSPSAKTPIASSKT
- a CDS encoding efflux RND transporter permease subunit → MKRFIGWAIKNSPGMNVLMLALMLVGGLSLWKMRREVFPEFELEVVMVTVPYPGATPQDTEEAICQKIEEAIRAIDGIKKVTSIAQEGSGYVLAELRSDVKDVQKVMSEIDREVNRIPSFPALAEDPQIQQITFREAAIRIGVIGPNDRSREAELRLREVAEDVRDDVLQIGAVSSASIMGTRDYQIDVEIPEATLRSYGLSLGQVASILRARNIELPGGQLKSDGQEVLLRAKNKGRIGEEIAKLPLVTQANGVVLTVADLGVVKDEFADVTATGEINGEPAMVVNVERTKSEDLLAMVDAVYAYVDQKELPEGYRFAIWGDSSKDVRDRLSLLLRNGAQGLFLVFIVLALFLEIRLAFWVALGIPISILGAGAMLSWGDQTLNMLSLFSFLVALGIVVDDAIVIGENIYAHQQMGKPLLEAAIDGATEVLPSVAASVSTTVIAFSPMFFVSGVMGKFMAVIPFAVIAMLLISLWESTFVLPCHLAHRHHGVFRLISVLMYPLRPFGLLLAWGSVRATKGMDWICNQYYVPTLKFSLRYPPFMLAVAIAMFAITIGMVRGGIVKSILFPKSDNNFLQASVVFPDGTPATETDRATQAMERAIRRVSLRVAAERAKRSGLPLAEIYTESEGDNFGPVRLTYRENGKITNTQGPMGGNGGGGSHVGQVFVELFDTEIRDIHSDQLLAMWREEVGEFAGAEKTNYGSVGVGPNGKPIEFKLLAQSQDVDQLLAATEAIKQRLNGFTGVYDIVDDNTPGKWEFQFKVKERALATGVTPTDLGETVRNAYFGAEVMRLQRGRHEVKLMVRHPEEERNSLVNFREIRVSTADGTQRPITELADVDLQRGFSEINRVDQMRSVTVSADLDETTANADLIIGELQKDFVPQLMKDYPAVSLRWEGQREQSNESVGSLMVGFGIAIVCMFVLLVLQFRSYVQPLLILAIVPFGMIGAVWGHALLGLPLTLFSMFGLVALAGVVVNDSIVLIDFINSRVRQGVPPRVALVESGERRFRPIMLTSLTTIAGLLPLLTERSFQAQLLIPMAASLAFGLMLATSLVLLLIPVFYLIYIRIIELLGFSAIEDE